The following are from one region of the Rosistilla carotiformis genome:
- a CDS encoding 4'-phosphopantetheinyl transferase family protein, giving the protein MFSSPLLSPDTVHLWRIDLEPSGAPFPDCLVPENDQLAREVLSDEEFAKASRFVSRPLRLRYAAAHVAMRFILGSYLKRPAAEVVLAVEKMGRPIVDFAAMELAPSLFFNLSHTEDIALLAVSSQNPLGVDIEGIRTMKSRPGIDRQVYTETERQRLLDASDSLWFDHWTAKEAVLKATGYGFYLSPLQIEIDPSLRRAVANEKSGPSQWMLHRCPPSSRWSATLATSAPIEAIDQLEFPWQQIL; this is encoded by the coding sequence ATGTTTTCCTCTCCTCTACTGTCGCCTGATACCGTTCATCTGTGGCGGATCGATCTGGAACCCAGCGGCGCCCCATTTCCCGATTGCCTGGTCCCGGAGAACGATCAGTTGGCTCGAGAGGTGTTGTCGGACGAGGAGTTTGCGAAGGCGAGTCGCTTCGTTTCGCGACCGCTGCGGTTGCGGTACGCCGCGGCGCACGTGGCGATGCGATTTATTCTCGGCAGTTACTTGAAACGCCCCGCCGCCGAAGTTGTCCTGGCGGTGGAAAAGATGGGCCGACCGATCGTCGACTTCGCCGCGATGGAGCTCGCCCCCTCCCTCTTCTTTAATCTGTCGCACACCGAAGACATCGCGCTGTTGGCGGTTAGTTCCCAGAATCCGCTGGGCGTCGACATCGAAGGGATCCGCACGATGAAATCGCGGCCGGGGATCGATCGCCAGGTTTACACCGAGACCGAGCGGCAGCGGTTGCTCGACGCCAGCGATTCGCTGTGGTTCGATCACTGGACTGCGAAAGAGGCCGTTCTCAAAGCGACGGGCTACGGGTTTTATCTCAGTCCACTGCAGATCGAAATCGACCCGAGTCTCCGCCGGGCGGTCGCCAACGAAAAGTCGGGCCCTTCGCAGTGGATGCTGCATCGGTGCCCACCTTCTTCGCGATGGTCGGCGACGCTGGCCACATCGGCGCCCATCGAAGCGATCGATCAGCTGGAATTCCCCTGGCAGCAAATTCTTTGA
- the gmd gene encoding GDP-mannose 4,6-dehydratase, whose product MADQKSALITGITGQDGSYLAELLLEKGYQVHGLVRRSSTFGTERIDHIYQDLHANPTLMLHYGDLTDGQALTNLVLDIKPDEIYNLGAQSHVRVSFDQPVYTLQTVGVGALNVLEAARQLQKIKEVRVYQASSSEMYGDVLQTPQTETTPFNPQSPYACAKVYAFHQTVNYRESYGLFACNGILFNHESERRGETFVTRKITRAATRIKAGLQKKLYLGNLDAKRDWGYAKDYVEGMWRILQHSEPDDFVLATGETQSVREFLRLVFEQLELNWEDYVEIDPRYFRPAEVELLLGDPSKAKEKLGWTASTDLRELARIMVEHDLELAQREAHAKTFVAGNA is encoded by the coding sequence ATGGCAGACCAGAAGTCCGCACTCATTACCGGGATCACCGGCCAAGATGGTTCTTACCTGGCCGAATTGCTGCTCGAAAAAGGCTACCAAGTCCATGGGCTGGTACGCCGCAGCAGCACTTTTGGCACTGAGCGAATCGATCACATCTACCAGGATCTGCACGCCAACCCGACGCTGATGCTGCACTACGGCGACCTGACCGACGGCCAGGCGTTGACCAATTTGGTGCTCGATATCAAGCCCGATGAGATCTACAACCTGGGCGCTCAAAGCCACGTCCGAGTTTCGTTCGATCAACCGGTTTACACGCTCCAAACCGTGGGGGTGGGAGCGCTGAACGTTCTCGAAGCCGCTCGCCAACTGCAGAAGATCAAAGAGGTCCGCGTCTACCAAGCGTCCAGTTCGGAAATGTACGGTGACGTGTTGCAGACACCTCAAACCGAAACGACACCTTTCAATCCACAGAGTCCTTACGCCTGTGCGAAGGTGTACGCGTTCCACCAAACCGTCAACTATCGCGAAAGCTACGGCCTGTTCGCTTGCAACGGGATCCTGTTCAATCACGAATCCGAACGCCGCGGCGAGACCTTTGTAACGCGCAAGATCACTCGCGCCGCGACGCGGATCAAAGCAGGGCTGCAGAAGAAACTGTACCTTGGAAACCTGGACGCCAAACGCGACTGGGGCTACGCGAAAGACTACGTCGAGGGTATGTGGCGGATTCTGCAACACAGCGAACCGGACGACTTCGTGCTGGCGACGGGCGAAACACAGTCGGTTCGCGAATTCCTGCGTTTGGTCTTCGAGCAGCTGGAACTCAACTGGGAGGATTACGTGGAGATCGATCCGCGTTACTTCCGGCCGGCCGAAGTCGAATTGTTGTTGGGCGATCCTTCCAAAGCGAAGGAAAAGCTGGGCTGGACCGCATCGACCGACCTCCGCGAACTAGCTCGCATCATGGTCGAACATGACCTCGAACTGGCACAACGCGAAGCGCACGCCAAGACATTTGTCGCCGGCAACGCTTAA
- the ahcY gene encoding adenosylhomocysteinase, with the protein MSQAEMTREAYKVKDISLAEFGRKEIMLAENEMPGLMALREKYGKSKPLAGARIAGCLHMTIQTAVLIETLVELGADVTWSSCNIFSTQDHAAAAIAAAGIPVYAWKGMTEEEFNWCIEQTLTFPSGEKLNMILDDGGDLTAMVHERFPELLDDIRGISEETTAGIHRLQVLEKKGLLKVPAINVNDSATKSKFDNLYGCRESLADGVKRATDIMLAGKVAVVAGYGDVGKGCAHSLQRYGCRVIVTEIDPINALQAAMEGFEVTTMDNAAKEGNLFVTTTGNKDIILGEHMAAMPNDAIVCNIGHFDTEIDIAWLEREVAAGKVTKLNIKPADIGAVDRYTFADGHSVIVLAQGRLVNLGCATGHPSFVMSTSFTNQCLAQMELWSNTDQYEVKTVLLPKRLDEEVARLHLDKLGVKLTKLTEDQAEYMGVPVEGPYKPDHYRY; encoded by the coding sequence ATGTCACAAGCTGAAATGACCAGAGAAGCTTACAAAGTCAAAGATATTTCGCTGGCCGAATTTGGTCGCAAAGAGATCATGCTGGCCGAAAACGAAATGCCAGGCTTGATGGCATTGCGTGAAAAGTACGGCAAATCGAAGCCTCTGGCTGGCGCTCGCATCGCTGGCTGCTTGCACATGACGATCCAAACCGCTGTTTTGATCGAGACCCTGGTCGAACTGGGCGCCGACGTGACTTGGAGCTCGTGCAACATCTTCAGCACCCAAGACCATGCCGCTGCCGCGATCGCTGCCGCTGGTATTCCCGTCTACGCTTGGAAGGGAATGACCGAAGAGGAATTCAATTGGTGCATCGAACAAACACTGACTTTCCCAAGCGGTGAAAAACTGAACATGATCCTGGACGATGGCGGCGACTTGACCGCGATGGTTCACGAACGCTTCCCCGAACTGCTGGACGATATCCGCGGTATCAGCGAAGAGACGACCGCCGGTATCCACCGCCTGCAAGTCCTTGAGAAGAAGGGCCTGTTGAAAGTTCCTGCGATCAACGTCAACGACTCGGCGACCAAGAGCAAGTTCGACAACCTGTATGGCTGCCGCGAATCGCTGGCTGACGGCGTGAAGCGAGCCACCGACATCATGTTGGCGGGCAAAGTTGCTGTCGTCGCCGGTTACGGTGACGTCGGAAAGGGCTGTGCCCACAGCCTGCAACGCTACGGTTGCCGCGTGATCGTCACCGAAATCGATCCGATCAACGCGCTGCAAGCTGCGATGGAAGGCTTCGAAGTCACCACGATGGACAACGCCGCCAAAGAAGGCAACCTGTTCGTCACCACCACCGGTAACAAGGACATCATCCTGGGCGAGCATATGGCTGCGATGCCCAACGATGCAATCGTCTGCAACATCGGTCACTTCGACACCGAAATCGACATCGCGTGGTTGGAGCGTGAAGTCGCTGCGGGCAAGGTCACCAAGCTGAACATCAAACCAGCGGACATCGGTGCCGTCGATCGCTACACCTTCGCCGACGGCCACTCGGTCATCGTTCTGGCTCAAGGCCGCCTGGTTAACTTGGGCTGTGCGACCGGACACCCAAGCTTTGTGATGAGCACCTCGTTCACCAACCAATGCTTGGCTCAGATGGAACTGTGGTCGAACACCGATCAATACGAAGTCAAAACCGTTTTGCTGCCGAAGCGTTTGGACGAAGAAGTCGCTCGCTTGCACTTGGACAAGCTGGGCGTGAAGTTGACCAAGCTGACCGAAGACCAGGCGGAATACATGGGCGTGCCGGTTGAAGGCCCTTACAAGCCCGACCATTACCGCTACTAA
- a CDS encoding DUF1559 domain-containing protein encodes MLSSKHARPRGGFTLVELLVVIAIIGILVALLLPAVQAARAAARRTQCKNNCKQIGLALHNYHDSFRQFPAGWISYQGEFEPGWGWAAAILPFAEQNNVYEQIDFRLPIEDSVHDAVRETVLSMYICPSDIAPDQFLIAEGSGGHVHSHSASVVAPASYAMSSVIVESVDHDGPHLFTVSKSNYVGVFGSFEIHDNPYRGDGAFFADSRLRFRDFVDGTSSTMMVGERFGRLGSAIWHGVIPEAAEPEARVVGVTDHSPNSEHMHFEDFSSEHVTGAHFTLADGSVRMISDTIDLDVYRALSTRQGGEPIQNASF; translated from the coding sequence ATGTTGTCCTCAAAACACGCACGCCCTCGCGGCGGCTTTACGCTGGTTGAACTGTTGGTCGTGATCGCGATCATCGGAATCCTGGTCGCCTTGTTGCTCCCCGCCGTGCAAGCCGCTCGCGCCGCCGCACGACGAACCCAGTGCAAAAACAACTGCAAACAAATCGGCCTAGCCCTTCACAACTACCACGATTCGTTCCGCCAGTTCCCCGCCGGCTGGATCAGCTACCAAGGGGAGTTTGAACCGGGCTGGGGCTGGGCCGCCGCAATCCTGCCGTTCGCCGAGCAGAACAATGTCTATGAGCAGATCGACTTCCGATTGCCGATCGAAGACAGCGTCCACGATGCCGTTCGCGAAACGGTCCTTTCGATGTACATCTGCCCTAGTGACATCGCCCCCGATCAGTTCTTGATCGCCGAGGGCTCTGGCGGCCATGTCCACTCGCACAGTGCCAGCGTCGTCGCCCCAGCCTCGTATGCGATGAGCAGTGTGATTGTTGAAAGCGTCGATCACGACGGCCCTCATCTGTTCACCGTATCGAAGTCGAACTACGTCGGCGTCTTCGGGTCGTTTGAGATTCATGACAATCCTTATCGCGGCGACGGTGCGTTTTTCGCCGACAGCCGCTTGCGTTTCCGCGACTTTGTCGATGGCACCAGCAGCACGATGATGGTTGGCGAACGCTTCGGTCGCCTGGGAAGTGCGATCTGGCACGGCGTCATCCCCGAAGCTGCCGAGCCCGAAGCACGCGTCGTCGGCGTCACCGACCACTCGCCCAATTCGGAGCACATGCACTTCGAAGACTTCAGCAGCGAACATGTCACCGGAGCTCACTTCACTCTGGCCGATGGCTCGGTCCGAATGATCAGCGACACGATCGACCTGGACGTCTACCGCGCGCTGTCGACTCGCCAAGGTGGCGAACCGATCCAGAACGCCAGCTTCTAA
- a CDS encoding heparan-alpha-glucosaminide N-acetyltransferase domain-containing protein: protein MDQFRGYAVAGMFVVNFLGGLSITHQVLKHNNTHFSWADSIMPGFLFACGFSYRLSVIKKVAKAGRRATWIGMLRRSLGLVLLSLVLYGLGSSFKTWADVDSAAVHKFIAELIKADLWEVLAIIGVTQLLLLPVIECSPRVRLAIAIGLSIAHIALSGWFNYWFVYGQPNGFDEWMGTTGRRAWDGGCFGLISWSVVMLAGSLVYDLMATQSIRRAVGVLLVSGAVMMGLGYAVSCLTTLYDVRETNAVPVVSDKDERFAASPVVPPWANLEGRSWASLLAEAPFVEPPGTEQRKLNYWMMDKRVVTQSFIWFSIGMTCVVYAMFVLACDLGSLRVGLFTLFGQNALVAYVIHHPVAEMVLQVVPKDAPLWWATTGLLIYFLITWLLVSAFAKAFTPARPVKS from the coding sequence ATGGACCAGTTCCGTGGCTATGCCGTTGCGGGAATGTTTGTCGTCAATTTTTTAGGCGGGCTGTCGATCACGCACCAAGTGCTCAAGCACAATAACACGCACTTCAGCTGGGCCGATTCGATCATGCCCGGTTTCCTGTTTGCCTGCGGTTTTTCCTATCGGCTGTCGGTGATCAAGAAGGTTGCGAAAGCGGGCCGCCGGGCGACGTGGATCGGCATGCTGCGTCGTTCGCTCGGATTGGTGCTACTGTCGTTGGTGCTGTACGGATTGGGCAGCAGTTTCAAAACGTGGGCAGACGTCGATTCGGCGGCGGTGCATAAGTTTATCGCCGAACTTATCAAAGCAGATTTGTGGGAGGTGTTGGCGATCATCGGTGTCACCCAGTTGCTGCTGTTACCGGTGATCGAGTGCTCGCCGCGGGTGCGATTGGCGATCGCGATCGGACTGTCGATCGCGCACATCGCGTTGTCGGGATGGTTCAATTATTGGTTCGTCTATGGCCAACCAAACGGGTTTGATGAATGGATGGGAACAACGGGGCGCCGCGCGTGGGACGGCGGTTGCTTTGGCTTGATCAGCTGGAGCGTGGTGATGCTGGCCGGCTCGTTGGTCTATGACCTGATGGCAACTCAATCGATCCGCCGCGCCGTCGGCGTGCTGCTTGTCAGCGGAGCCGTCATGATGGGGCTGGGCTATGCCGTTTCTTGCCTGACGACGCTTTACGATGTCCGCGAAACGAACGCGGTTCCGGTGGTCAGCGACAAAGACGAAAGGTTTGCCGCGTCGCCGGTCGTCCCGCCGTGGGCGAACTTGGAAGGTCGATCGTGGGCATCGCTGTTGGCGGAAGCTCCGTTTGTGGAGCCGCCGGGAACCGAGCAGCGAAAGCTGAACTACTGGATGATGGACAAGCGAGTTGTCACGCAAAGCTTCATCTGGTTTTCAATCGGAATGACCTGTGTGGTCTACGCGATGTTTGTACTCGCCTGTGATCTGGGCTCGCTGCGCGTGGGGCTGTTTACGCTCTTTGGCCAGAACGCTTTGGTCGCTTACGTGATCCATCACCCGGTCGCCGAGATGGTCTTGCAGGTCGTCCCCAAAGACGCGCCGCTGTGGTGGGCGACGACGGGGCTGTTGATCTATTTCTTGATCACTTGGTTGCTGGTCTCGGCATTCGCCAAAGCGTTTACGCCGGCGAGGCCAGTAAAGTCTTAA
- a CDS encoding heparan-alpha-glucosaminide N-acetyltransferase domain-containing protein: MTAAIQTIPAAVEGSEARKRIVSLDQFRGYTVVGMLLVNFLASFSVSPAVLKHHHDYCSYADTIMPQFLFAVGFAFRLTFGRRVQRDGAAAANWRMVRRLLGLMLVSIVIYNVSPPASTWEELVALGPAGILPELLKRNWFQTLMHIAVTSLWILPVIAATVRVRCLWMVGSAIAHVLLSYWFNYTWVNTSPNGIDGGPLGFLTWSVPTVMGTLVCDAVMSGAARPPLMRLASWGCGLMLLGYAMSCGTRMYDVTPTLPISASDSKLADDPVLPTAAQFDRWWNATAWSDRLAEPPFVAPPDQSHRKWNYWMMSQRGGTLSYVTFCAGVSVLVYLLFYIACDRFTLRWSFFQTFGTNALAAYVLHEMVGMAVKPFIPKDSPGWYVASGLLLFFLITWTFVRSLEKQKIFLRL; this comes from the coding sequence ATGACGGCAGCCATTCAAACCATTCCCGCTGCCGTCGAAGGATCGGAAGCTCGCAAGCGGATCGTGTCGTTGGATCAGTTCCGCGGCTACACCGTTGTCGGCATGTTGTTAGTCAATTTCCTGGCCAGCTTTTCCGTCTCGCCAGCGGTGTTGAAGCACCACCACGATTACTGCAGTTATGCCGACACGATCATGCCGCAGTTTTTGTTTGCGGTTGGGTTTGCCTTTCGATTGACGTTTGGTCGACGGGTGCAACGCGATGGCGCCGCGGCGGCCAACTGGCGGATGGTGCGGCGATTGTTGGGGCTGATGCTCGTCTCGATCGTGATCTACAACGTCTCGCCTCCGGCAAGCACCTGGGAAGAGTTGGTTGCGTTGGGGCCGGCGGGGATCCTGCCGGAACTGCTGAAGCGGAACTGGTTTCAAACGCTGATGCATATCGCAGTGACTTCGCTGTGGATCCTGCCGGTGATCGCCGCCACCGTGCGGGTTCGGTGCTTGTGGATGGTGGGCAGTGCGATCGCGCATGTGCTGCTTTCGTATTGGTTCAACTACACGTGGGTGAACACCAGTCCCAATGGGATCGATGGCGGGCCGCTGGGCTTCTTGACTTGGTCGGTTCCGACCGTGATGGGGACATTGGTTTGCGACGCTGTCATGTCCGGAGCCGCTCGGCCGCCGCTGATGCGTCTGGCCAGTTGGGGCTGCGGTTTGATGCTGCTTGGTTACGCAATGTCGTGCGGAACGCGAATGTACGACGTGACGCCGACACTGCCGATCTCGGCGAGCGATTCCAAATTGGCGGACGATCCGGTGCTGCCAACCGCGGCGCAGTTTGATCGTTGGTGGAATGCGACGGCGTGGAGCGATCGATTGGCCGAGCCGCCGTTTGTGGCGCCCCCCGACCAGTCGCATCGCAAATGGAACTATTGGATGATGAGCCAACGCGGCGGGACGCTGTCGTACGTGACGTTCTGCGCTGGAGTTTCGGTGCTGGTTTATCTGCTGTTCTACATCGCGTGCGATCGGTTCACGCTGCGTTGGTCGTTCTTCCAAACGTTTGGAACCAATGCGTTGGCGGCGTACGTGTTGCACGAAATGGTCGGGATGGCGGTCAAGCCATTTATTCCCAAAGACTCGCCCGGCTGGTATGTAGCATCGGGACTGCTGCTGTTTTTTCTGATCACGTGGACGTTTGTCCGCAGTCTGGAGAAGCAGAAGATCTTTCTGCGGCTGTAG
- a CDS encoding DUF1559 family PulG-like putative transporter codes for MSSVQGPRFRKAGFTLVELLVVIAIIGILVGLLLPAVQSAREAARRMQCTNNMKQFGIAMHTFHDVYKAFPMGDVPRAAGDGYMYVQTHATIALLPFMEQTALQDAPGVNEDWYDAAASSDIETVVLETAICPSATNGPTNPVAQWGPAGDEIHSPGIGVPSFGAMHYAFCKGVNDSWAVDWDRADQQAPGFILPADGRPQRGSKKGYLNGPIPASEKGMFNRGMKVRIAEVTDGTSNTFAMGEAAGGSAWPLCRGVNCTNPDFGGQRFEANFGWLVGQPGDEDLPSVLGTNAFGCTMERLNKWPVTDSYMALDSGGSRTTQQRDTTSSANGGLNSTSNFRSQHPGGGMFLLADGAVRFVSETIDMTIYRSSSTIGGGEVVTGL; via the coding sequence ATGTCTAGTGTCCAAGGTCCGCGTTTCCGAAAGGCAGGCTTCACGCTTGTCGAGTTGCTGGTCGTGATTGCGATCATCGGCATTCTTGTTGGTTTGCTATTGCCAGCGGTTCAATCGGCTCGAGAAGCCGCTCGCCGGATGCAGTGCACCAACAACATGAAGCAGTTTGGGATCGCGATGCACACGTTCCACGATGTTTACAAGGCGTTCCCGATGGGCGACGTGCCGCGGGCGGCCGGCGATGGCTACATGTATGTGCAAACCCATGCGACGATCGCGTTGCTGCCGTTCATGGAACAGACGGCGTTGCAAGACGCGCCTGGCGTCAACGAAGACTGGTACGACGCGGCCGCGAGTTCGGACATCGAAACGGTTGTATTGGAGACAGCGATCTGCCCTTCGGCGACCAACGGTCCGACGAACCCGGTTGCTCAATGGGGACCTGCGGGAGATGAAATCCATTCGCCCGGCATCGGCGTGCCATCTTTTGGCGCAATGCATTACGCCTTCTGCAAAGGCGTCAACGATTCATGGGCTGTCGATTGGGACCGCGCCGACCAGCAAGCTCCTGGGTTCATTTTGCCCGCCGACGGCCGGCCGCAGCGTGGATCGAAAAAGGGCTATTTGAACGGTCCGATTCCGGCATCCGAAAAAGGGATGTTTAATCGTGGTATGAAAGTTAGGATTGCGGAAGTCACCGACGGAACAAGCAACACGTTTGCCATGGGCGAAGCGGCGGGCGGATCCGCCTGGCCACTGTGTCGTGGTGTCAATTGCACCAATCCTGATTTCGGTGGACAGCGATTCGAAGCCAACTTTGGCTGGTTGGTTGGCCAGCCCGGAGATGAGGATCTGCCGAGCGTGCTGGGAACCAATGCCTTTGGTTGCACGATGGAACGCTTGAACAAATGGCCTGTCACCGACAGCTATATGGCGTTAGATTCTGGAGGGAGCCGCACAACACAGCAACGCGACACGACCAGCAGCGCCAACGGCGGCCTCAACAGCACGTCGAACTTCCGCAGCCAACATCCGGGCGGCGGGATGTTTCTGTTGGCTGATGGTGCGGTGCGGTTTGTCAGCGAGACGATCGACATGACGATCTACCGCAGCAGTTCGACGATCGGCGGCGGTGAAGTCGTCACCGGACTGTAG
- the scpB gene encoding SMC-Scp complex subunit ScpB, translated as MDDKNTDDEEREGKAEVDDELVDALDESGEDEAEDEAEDEAEDEAEDEAEDEAEDEAEDEAEDEAEDEAEDEAEDDFSLDDLGAAYAEAMVEAGLMPEPPPVEEGGGEATDEDAAADIAPIEEQPIEPPTPEGIVEAALFIGHPENKPLTAKELARVMRDVSPKEVESIIESLNAIYREDGHAMRIDKEQGGYRMLLSPEVDAVRRVFYGKVREARLSQVALEILALVAYQPGISAPDLSNQRGRDCGPLLNQLVRRRLLDVTREKAEGEGRAVPRYYPTQRFLNLFGLGSLEDLPQVDEDVLPM; from the coding sequence ATGGATGACAAGAACACTGACGACGAGGAACGAGAAGGTAAAGCCGAAGTCGACGATGAACTTGTCGATGCGCTAGACGAGTCGGGAGAAGACGAAGCGGAAGACGAAGCAGAAGACGAAGCAGAAGACGAAGCAGAAGACGAAGCAGAAGACGAAGCAGAAGACGAAGCAGAAGACGAAGCAGAAGACGAAGCAGAAGACGAAGCAGAAGACGAAGCAGAAGACGATTTTTCGTTGGACGATCTCGGGGCTGCGTATGCCGAGGCGATGGTCGAAGCGGGGCTGATGCCCGAACCGCCGCCCGTTGAAGAGGGGGGAGGCGAAGCGACTGACGAGGACGCGGCGGCCGATATAGCGCCGATCGAGGAACAACCGATCGAGCCGCCGACTCCCGAAGGAATCGTCGAGGCGGCATTGTTCATCGGGCACCCCGAAAACAAGCCGTTGACGGCAAAGGAACTTGCACGCGTGATGCGCGATGTGAGTCCGAAGGAGGTTGAATCGATCATCGAATCGCTCAACGCCATCTACCGCGAGGATGGTCATGCGATGCGGATCGACAAGGAGCAGGGGGGCTACCGGATGTTGTTATCTCCCGAGGTCGACGCGGTCCGCCGCGTTTTTTACGGCAAGGTCCGCGAGGCGCGACTGTCACAGGTCGCGCTGGAAATTCTAGCCTTGGTCGCCTACCAGCCCGGCATCTCGGCCCCCGATCTCTCCAACCAGCGCGGCCGCGATTGTGGCCCGCTGTTGAATCAATTGGTCCGTCGGCGATTGTTGGATGTCACGCGTGAGAAAGCGGAAGGGGAAGGCCGTGCGGTCCCCCGGTACTACCCAACGCAACGGTTCCTGAACCTATTTGGTTTGGGCAGTCTCGAAGACCTTCCACAGGTCGACGAAGACGTGCTGCCAATGTGA
- a CDS encoding SDR family oxidoreductase produces MSVLKDKVAVVVGGGTGIGAGIARGFAEAGCRVVIAGRRIETLQTFADSIASPHPIAVRSADVADRESVDSLFAWVAETIGPVDIVCNAAGINIATRSMAQMQPEQWDQVLAINATGGYNVMNAVLPAMRARRDGLIINISSIAGKRAIQLGGIAYCASKFAMTAMGTAASNEVRDEGVRITNVYPGEVNTPLLDKRPNPVSQEHRDSILQPEDFGALMVSIASLPPRAHVPEIVLKPTTQEWF; encoded by the coding sequence ATGAGTGTTTTAAAGGATAAGGTCGCCGTCGTCGTCGGTGGCGGGACGGGGATCGGTGCGGGAATCGCTCGCGGGTTTGCCGAAGCGGGCTGCCGCGTGGTGATTGCTGGACGGCGAATCGAAACGTTGCAAACGTTTGCCGATTCGATCGCGTCGCCGCACCCAATCGCTGTCCGTTCGGCGGATGTCGCCGATCGCGAGAGTGTCGACTCGCTGTTCGCTTGGGTGGCCGAGACGATCGGCCCTGTCGATATCGTCTGCAACGCGGCGGGGATCAACATCGCGACCCGTTCGATGGCTCAGATGCAGCCGGAGCAGTGGGACCAAGTTTTGGCGATCAACGCAACCGGCGGGTACAACGTGATGAATGCGGTGCTGCCCGCGATGCGAGCGCGCCGCGATGGGCTGATCATCAACATCTCCAGCATCGCCGGAAAACGTGCGATCCAGCTTGGCGGGATCGCTTATTGTGCCAGCAAGTTTGCCATGACCGCGATGGGAACGGCCGCGTCGAACGAAGTCCGCGACGAGGGGGTACGAATCACCAACGTCTATCCGGGCGAAGTCAATACGCCGCTGTTGGACAAACGCCCCAATCCGGTCAGCCAAGAGCATCGCGATTCGATCCTGCAACCGGAGGACTTTGGTGCGCTGATGGTCTCGATCGCCTCGCTGCCACCGCGTGCCCACGTGCCGGAAATCGTTCTGAAGCCGACGACTCAAGAATGGTTTTAA
- the argB gene encoding acetylglutamate kinase, which yields MDQAIAKADTLIEAMGWIRQFRGKTTVIKLGGSLLDDTEALRHILLDVIFMETVGMRPVIVHGGGKAINRALAAEGIEPVFIKGRRVTDPATLQIVRKVLAGETNTMITQEVERMGGRAMNLSFDTTCVLRGKKLQLEGEADLGAVGYVTDVDRHVIESLSYTNQVPVIPSMCEGPDGNPLNVNADTAAMAVAQALGAEKLIFLSDVNGVRMDKDDPDTTIRSLTSDEAKELIASGVIEAGMIPKVEACLETLDRGVGKVHIVDGKLRHSLLLEIYTTSGIGTEIVKQRMPIQ from the coding sequence GTGGATCAGGCAATTGCCAAAGCGGACACCTTAATCGAAGCGATGGGCTGGATCCGTCAATTCCGAGGTAAGACAACCGTCATCAAGCTCGGCGGCAGCTTGTTGGACGATACCGAAGCGCTCCGTCACATCCTGTTGGACGTGATCTTTATGGAAACCGTCGGGATGCGCCCTGTGATCGTGCACGGCGGCGGCAAGGCGATCAATCGAGCGTTGGCCGCCGAGGGGATCGAACCGGTCTTCATTAAAGGACGCCGCGTGACCGATCCCGCTACGCTGCAGATCGTCCGCAAGGTGTTGGCCGGCGAAACCAACACGATGATCACGCAGGAAGTCGAACGGATGGGAGGCCGGGCGATGAACCTGAGCTTCGACACGACCTGTGTTTTGCGAGGCAAAAAGCTGCAACTCGAAGGCGAAGCCGATCTCGGCGCCGTCGGTTACGTCACCGATGTCGACCGCCACGTGATCGAGAGCCTCTCTTATACCAACCAGGTCCCCGTGATCCCTTCGATGTGCGAGGGTCCCGACGGCAATCCGTTGAACGTCAATGCCGACACCGCGGCGATGGCTGTCGCCCAAGCGTTGGGAGCCGAGAAGTTGATCTTCTTAAGCGACGTCAACGGCGTCCGGATGGACAAAGACGATCCCGACACGACGATCCGCTCCCTGACCAGCGACGAAGCCAAAGAGCTGATCGCATCGGGCGTGATCGAAGCCGGAATGATCCCGAAAGTCGAAGCCTGTCTCGAGACGCTCGACCGTGGCGTGGGCAAAGTCCATATCGTCGACGGCAAACTACGGCACTCCCTGTTGCTGGAAATCTATACGACCAGCGGCATCGGCACCGAGATCGTCAAGCAACGGATGCCGATTCAATAA